A DNA window from Sphingopyxis macrogoltabida contains the following coding sequences:
- a CDS encoding type IV conjugative transfer system protein TraE, which produces MFSDISHERQQSLLRQRNLFALTSAGLGLALVVAGSLAATRDREVVLVPTVPKQLTVSSAGVEADYLELVTRDAALVLLNRSPEGLDYWMNEILKLADPPSYGRLKAELVRIVEEQRGSDVTQAFVIRSMSVDPKALTSDVTGTLKTFVGAQVIASDERRFRFSWTYRGLRLALAGFAQLPPQDKSKEAQ; this is translated from the coding sequence ATGTTTTCCGACATATCCCACGAACGTCAGCAATCGCTGCTGCGCCAGCGGAACCTGTTCGCGCTCACCAGCGCCGGTCTCGGCCTCGCACTGGTCGTGGCAGGGAGCCTTGCCGCCACCCGCGACCGCGAGGTCGTGCTGGTGCCGACCGTTCCCAAGCAACTCACGGTGAGCAGCGCCGGGGTCGAGGCCGACTATCTCGAGCTTGTCACTCGCGATGCCGCCCTTGTTCTCCTCAATCGCAGCCCGGAGGGCCTCGATTACTGGATGAACGAGATCCTGAAGCTGGCGGATCCCCCAAGCTATGGGCGGCTGAAAGCTGAGCTCGTGCGGATTGTCGAGGAACAGCGCGGCTCGGACGTTACCCAGGCATTCGTGATCCGGTCGATGAGCGTCGATCCCAAGGCTCTGACATCGGATGTGACCGGAACTCTCAAGACCTTCGTGGGCGCGCAGGTGATTGCGAGTGACGAGCGCCGCTTCCGCTTCAGCTGGACCTACCGCGGCCTGCGCCTGGCGCTGGCAGGGTTCGCCCAGCTACCCCCACAGGACAAATCGAAGGAGGCCCAGTGA
- a CDS encoding TraB/VirB10 family protein, protein MTDAVNANGTGPLQAESAAPSELSGLNARTARRQKLLLGSLGALALLGGSWFILGGDDKAKTDDPNAAQTIDTAGLVNRDLSQREFVATYGNRLDAVTREQKALKDGSIPRTEIEAQLAALKAENQAMRVDGQAAIDAISAENAELKTRLAAQPATTAPAVPPPAYGPQAGGYDARGRSPQPSAVSASGDPQGGMIPSPGEVKLMSFSSDKAASSGLRVGRPDAPPVVVEDSPDYLPPNSYAPARVIVGVDASAGVASQTDPLPVVLRITGPARSVMQNGKVLTTRIQGCVVNGAARGDLSSEKVYVKLARMTCDQPGGRVAVSDVKGFISFAGKSGVRGRVVSREGSLVSQALLAGIVGGFGRGFSANANSVFSGVTTNPDGSRSKLSAGDILGGGLGQGAADAADTVSKYLIERAEQYQPVVEMPTGIDVEIVFLDGVYVRNSQ, encoded by the coding sequence ATGACTGATGCAGTCAATGCGAACGGCACGGGCCCTCTCCAGGCCGAGAGCGCGGCGCCATCCGAACTTTCCGGGCTCAACGCCCGCACTGCGCGCCGTCAGAAGCTGCTTTTGGGCTCGCTGGGAGCGCTCGCGCTGCTCGGCGGAAGCTGGTTCATCCTTGGCGGTGACGACAAGGCCAAGACCGACGATCCCAATGCGGCGCAGACGATCGACACGGCAGGTCTGGTCAACCGCGATCTGTCCCAACGTGAATTCGTCGCGACCTATGGCAACCGGCTCGATGCGGTCACGCGCGAACAAAAGGCGCTGAAGGATGGGAGCATCCCGCGGACGGAAATTGAGGCACAGCTTGCCGCTCTCAAGGCCGAAAACCAGGCCATGCGTGTCGATGGGCAGGCTGCGATCGATGCGATCTCTGCTGAGAATGCTGAGCTGAAGACGCGGCTTGCCGCTCAGCCAGCGACGACGGCACCCGCTGTACCGCCACCGGCCTATGGGCCGCAGGCAGGCGGTTATGACGCGCGGGGACGTTCGCCTCAGCCCAGTGCTGTTTCCGCAAGCGGCGATCCGCAGGGCGGCATGATCCCTTCGCCTGGCGAAGTGAAGCTTATGAGCTTCAGCTCCGACAAGGCGGCAAGCAGCGGTCTCAGGGTGGGCCGCCCCGACGCGCCCCCGGTCGTTGTCGAGGACTCGCCTGATTACCTGCCACCCAATTCCTACGCGCCGGCCCGGGTGATCGTCGGCGTCGATGCCTCGGCGGGTGTCGCCAGCCAGACCGATCCGCTGCCCGTGGTGCTGAGGATCACAGGGCCTGCCAGATCCGTGATGCAGAACGGGAAGGTTCTGACCACCCGGATCCAGGGCTGCGTTGTGAACGGCGCGGCGCGCGGCGACCTCAGCAGCGAGAAGGTCTATGTGAAGCTCGCTCGCATGACCTGCGATCAGCCCGGTGGCCGGGTCGCGGTGAGCGACGTCAAGGGCTTCATCAGCTTTGCAGGCAAGTCCGGGGTGCGCGGTCGCGTTGTGAGCCGCGAAGGCAGCCTCGTCAGCCAGGCATTGCTCGCCGGGATCGTCGGTGGGTTCGGGCGTGGCTTCTCCGCCAACGCCAACAGCGTGTTCTCCGGTGTCACGACCAACCCCGATGGCAGCCGCTCAAAGCTGTCCGCCGGCGACATCCTCGGTGGCGGGCTTGGCCAGGGCGCCGCCGATGCCGCCGACACGGTCAGCAAATACCTGATCGAGCGCGCCGAACAGTACCAACCCGTCGTCGAGATGCCGACCGGCATCGATGTTGAGATCGTGTTCCTCGACGGCGTCTACGTGAGGAACTCCCAATGA
- the traC gene encoding type IV secretion system protein TraC: protein MAEQLKSVIDRLLSGLLGDAEHAEKARPQLMVDMLSDWLPYRVYDPATRLYFNARSKGFVLSVTPLIGADERTGEILGQFFSEGLPAGACLQVLHLASPRISRIVAPWFAPRYMQGGVYEAIARHRARRLYSLVWESGSADAPFHARHHQVIVSVGVPTSKSVSNEDLKQTREGLMAMLKSLNLGVVEVGPEALIAVIDDLTSPTTAPQDDAVPYNPNDPIASQAIRHDIELVVAEDRMRLVTERFRPTGKVNDGVPEIGTVYPDAFDVRHFAVRNMPSRWAPWECARLIGDLFTDKLRFPCPAATMLCLVYPDQEAASAKAGFKFMRTTSLAGTRSARFLPRIGEQAAEWQHVQAELQEGRRLVRVFYGVTTYSPLGQGDRHERAIKSIYKAAGWDLTDERYLQIQGLLAAMPLTLADGLGADMERLKRFKTVLSTTAANIAPMQGEYLGSAHPHLLFVGRRGQPFFWSPFENEAGNHNVAICGKSGSGKSVLLQEMCAALRGAGAQVVVIDDGRSFEHSVKLQGGRFVEFTMKAGFCLNPFSMIDGTRAAEDEDYRLDCFGMIKAIVGQMARHSAKLTDTERGLIDRAVNLVWTEHGVAATVTTVGEMLASLGHDTAADIATALAPYMAGGTYGAFFEGQASLDLDADFTVFEMSDLASREDLRSVVLSAIMFMTSQAMTRSPRSLRKLLLIDEAWSMLKGGSMGEFVETYARTCRKYGGALATATQSLNDYYKSDGATAALENSDWMLILQQKPETIADFKASKRLDMDDRTETLIRSLKRSGSDYSEVFIKGPETEAIGRLVLDDYSATLFSSSPQTFAAIDAEIARGHQLADAIERIAFTNR, encoded by the coding sequence ATGGCCGAGCAACTCAAGTCCGTCATTGATCGGTTGCTCAGCGGATTGCTGGGGGATGCCGAGCACGCCGAGAAGGCCCGTCCCCAGCTGATGGTCGACATGCTCTCCGACTGGCTGCCCTACCGAGTCTATGATCCAGCGACCCGGCTGTACTTCAACGCACGCTCGAAAGGCTTTGTCCTCTCGGTCACGCCGCTGATCGGAGCCGACGAGCGCACAGGGGAAATCCTTGGGCAGTTCTTTTCGGAGGGTCTGCCAGCTGGCGCGTGCCTTCAGGTGCTCCATCTTGCCAGCCCCCGCATCAGCCGGATCGTCGCCCCGTGGTTTGCGCCACGGTACATGCAAGGCGGCGTGTACGAGGCGATTGCCCGTCACCGCGCGCGGCGGCTCTATTCGCTCGTCTGGGAGTCCGGCTCTGCGGACGCGCCGTTCCACGCCCGTCACCACCAGGTCATCGTCTCGGTCGGTGTGCCGACGTCCAAGTCGGTCAGCAATGAGGATCTCAAGCAGACCCGCGAGGGGCTGATGGCGATGCTCAAGTCGCTCAACCTCGGCGTGGTCGAAGTCGGTCCCGAAGCGCTGATCGCCGTCATCGACGATCTGACTTCGCCCACCACCGCGCCGCAGGACGATGCGGTGCCCTATAACCCCAACGATCCGATCGCCTCACAGGCGATCCGCCACGACATTGAACTGGTCGTGGCAGAAGACCGCATGCGCCTGGTGACCGAGCGGTTCCGTCCCACCGGCAAGGTCAATGACGGTGTGCCGGAGATTGGAACCGTCTACCCCGACGCTTTTGATGTGCGGCACTTTGCCGTCCGCAACATGCCGTCGCGCTGGGCCCCGTGGGAATGCGCACGGCTGATCGGCGACCTGTTCACCGACAAGCTGCGCTTCCCCTGCCCGGCCGCCACCATGCTCTGCCTTGTCTATCCTGACCAGGAGGCGGCATCGGCCAAGGCCGGCTTCAAGTTCATGCGGACTACCAGCCTCGCCGGAACCCGCAGCGCCCGGTTCCTGCCCCGGATCGGCGAACAGGCCGCCGAGTGGCAACATGTTCAGGCCGAACTCCAGGAAGGCCGCCGCCTCGTGCGGGTGTTCTACGGCGTGACGACCTATTCGCCGCTGGGCCAGGGCGACCGTCACGAACGCGCGATCAAGTCGATCTATAAGGCGGCGGGCTGGGATCTCACCGACGAGCGTTATCTGCAGATCCAGGGGCTTCTCGCGGCGATGCCGCTGACGCTAGCCGACGGGCTCGGTGCCGACATGGAGCGGCTGAAGCGGTTCAAGACCGTCCTGTCGACCACTGCAGCCAATATCGCGCCCATGCAGGGCGAGTATCTCGGCAGCGCCCACCCTCACCTGCTGTTCGTCGGTCGGCGCGGCCAGCCGTTCTTCTGGTCGCCGTTCGAGAACGAAGCGGGCAATCACAACGTCGCGATTTGCGGCAAGTCGGGATCGGGCAAGTCGGTGCTGCTCCAGGAGATGTGCGCAGCCCTGCGCGGCGCCGGCGCGCAGGTGGTCGTGATCGACGATGGCCGCAGCTTCGAGCACTCGGTCAAGCTGCAGGGCGGCCGCTTTGTCGAGTTCACGATGAAAGCGGGCTTCTGCCTCAACCCCTTCTCGATGATCGACGGAACCCGCGCCGCCGAAGACGAGGATTATCGCCTCGACTGCTTCGGGATGATCAAGGCGATCGTCGGGCAAATGGCCCGCCACAGCGCGAAGCTGACCGATACCGAGCGCGGGCTGATCGACCGGGCGGTCAACCTCGTCTGGACGGAACATGGCGTGGCGGCCACGGTCACCACCGTCGGCGAGATGCTGGCCAGTCTCGGGCATGACACCGCCGCCGATATCGCGACCGCGCTTGCCCCCTACATGGCTGGCGGAACCTACGGCGCCTTCTTCGAAGGCCAGGCCAGTCTCGACCTCGATGCGGATTTCACGGTCTTCGAGATGTCCGACCTCGCGAGCCGGGAGGATCTACGCAGCGTGGTGCTCTCCGCGATCATGTTCATGACCAGCCAGGCGATGACACGCAGCCCACGGTCGCTGCGCAAACTCCTGCTGATCGATGAAGCCTGGTCGATGCTGAAGGGCGGATCGATGGGTGAATTCGTCGAAACCTATGCCCGCACCTGCCGCAAGTATGGCGGCGCGCTTGCGACCGCCACCCAGTCGCTCAACGACTACTACAAGTCCGACGGGGCGACGGCAGCGCTTGAGAACAGCGACTGGATGCTGATCCTGCAGCAGAAGCCGGAGACGATCGCCGATTTCAAGGCGAGCAAGCGCCTCGATATGGACGATCGCACCGAGACGCTGATCCGCAGCCTCAAGCGCTCCGGGAGCGACTATTCCGAGGTGTTCATCAAGGGGCCGGAGACCGAGGCGATCGGACGGCTCGTGCTCGACGACTACTCGGCAACGCTGTTCTCGAGTTCGCCCCAGACCTTCGCCGCCATCGATGCCGAGATCGCGCGCGGCCACCAGCTCGCCGATGCCATCGAGCGCATCGCCTTCACCAACCGCTGA
- a CDS encoding S26 family signal peptidase, with product MQPADRLFRSAPARRLALWGGLGAGALALSSLAAFAQGHALMINVSPSLPYWALWVTRGAAVHRGDIILFDSPASPLLVKHFGAKPKPFGKRVSGVPGDIVTEQNRTYFVNGQAVAKAKLTSRLGEPLALGPTGRVPQGCYFVTSEHKDGFDSRYAAIGWICGPRILGVGRPIL from the coding sequence ATGCAGCCCGCTGATCGCCTGTTCCGCTCTGCGCCCGCGCGCCGTCTCGCGCTCTGGGGCGGGCTTGGCGCCGGAGCGCTGGCGCTCTCCTCGCTCGCCGCCTTCGCGCAGGGCCATGCGCTGATGATCAACGTGAGCCCCAGCCTGCCCTACTGGGCCCTCTGGGTGACGCGCGGGGCGGCCGTGCACCGCGGGGACATCATCCTTTTCGATTCGCCCGCTTCGCCCCTGCTCGTCAAGCATTTCGGGGCAAAGCCGAAGCCGTTCGGCAAGCGGGTGAGCGGTGTGCCGGGCGACATCGTCACGGAGCAAAACCGTACCTACTTCGTCAACGGGCAGGCTGTCGCCAAGGCCAAGCTTACAAGCCGCCTCGGTGAACCGCTGGCACTCGGGCCGACGGGGCGCGTTCCGCAAGGCTGCTACTTCGTCACCAGCGAACACAAAGATGGTTTCGACAGCCGCTATGCCGCGATCGGTTGGATCTGCGGGCCACGCATTCTCGGGGTCGGGAGGCCGATCCTGTGA
- the traL gene encoding type IV conjugative transfer system protein TraL produces MADPFIIPRRLDDPELIGFWTIDEFAGMLAPFTWGILTQHIFIGIIVAFGAWFALRKAKAGRASSWVAHAAYWYLPAGFLGLKATPPSHCRLLAG; encoded by the coding sequence ATGGCAGACCCTTTCATCATTCCCCGGCGCCTCGATGACCCGGAGCTGATCGGCTTCTGGACCATCGACGAGTTCGCGGGAATGCTTGCCCCCTTCACCTGGGGGATCCTCACTCAGCATATCTTCATCGGCATCATCGTCGCCTTCGGCGCCTGGTTCGCACTGCGAAAGGCAAAAGCAGGACGCGCCAGCTCCTGGGTAGCCCATGCCGCATATTGGTATCTGCCTGCAGGATTTTTGGGTCTCAAGGCAACGCCGCCTTCCCACTGCCGACTGCTTGCCGGTTGA
- a CDS encoding type-F conjugative transfer system secretin TraK: MAYLKGAHTRGLLLSAAALLIAATSPAHAADQFKQAADGAGIECSVSARELTRFALIDDQFASVSKISTGTPYNDFAVTNEPVRGDIYVSVPETYAARAISFFATTKKGFVYKVACRVEQIPATQVFITNPAIAKTQAADWESQTPIETSAVRLIQAMANDRTVAGYEVRQSTAMPARVGDLEVQLIADYRGASLTGKVVRIHNRGSKPVTLAERDLAPRDTLAVSIAEPKLEPGASTTAFVVGANAETGHD; the protein is encoded by the coding sequence ATGGCTTACCTAAAAGGGGCCCATACACGGGGTCTACTTCTGAGCGCGGCCGCTCTGCTCATAGCAGCAACGTCCCCCGCTCATGCCGCCGACCAGTTCAAGCAAGCGGCCGACGGCGCCGGAATTGAGTGCAGCGTCTCGGCGCGGGAATTGACCCGCTTTGCGCTGATCGACGATCAGTTCGCCAGCGTCTCGAAGATCTCGACCGGCACGCCCTACAACGACTTTGCGGTCACCAACGAGCCGGTGCGCGGCGATATTTACGTGTCGGTGCCGGAAACCTACGCCGCCCGGGCAATCAGCTTCTTCGCCACCACGAAGAAGGGCTTCGTCTACAAGGTCGCGTGCCGGGTTGAGCAAATTCCGGCGACCCAGGTCTTCATCACCAACCCCGCCATCGCGAAAACCCAAGCGGCGGACTGGGAGAGCCAGACCCCGATCGAGACAAGCGCCGTAAGGCTCATCCAGGCCATGGCCAACGACCGCACTGTCGCTGGCTACGAGGTCCGCCAGTCGACCGCCATGCCCGCAAGGGTCGGCGATCTCGAGGTTCAGCTCATCGCTGATTATCGCGGCGCCAGCCTCACCGGGAAAGTTGTTCGCATCCATAATCGCGGATCGAAGCCCGTGACGCTTGCCGAGCGCGATCTCGCGCCCCGCGACACCCTCGCCGTCTCGATTGCCGAGCCAAAGCTCGAACCCGGGGCCAGCACAACCGCCTTTGTTGTCGGCGCAAACGCGGAGACCGGCCATGACTGA
- a CDS encoding conjugal transfer protein TraV produces MRFPTSLLTCVCLAGFASGCATFGTNVEGDFTCRAPKGDCAPAHVIDAKATNNLSSGTTPHAETRPRSGVVDADTTRTAERTLRVVFPAHVDEAGTLHDEAIAWTVIDNPRWATELRRKAGEDKSGSVMRQVRRQLKAAQAASAHEAADGHSDATVDLASPFSSAGTAETRAVQPMAAEAPNSLNETSDASPLVLPSTAREAVAGAKAPAVEGFDTSPPLRDRTPRPAAGQSAPEFPSAAAIEAAKAAIRPAVRTGEQPMASTLQSKEPK; encoded by the coding sequence ATGCGGTTTCCGACAAGTCTCCTCACCTGCGTCTGTCTGGCCGGCTTCGCCAGTGGCTGCGCCACGTTCGGCACCAATGTCGAAGGCGACTTCACCTGCCGGGCGCCCAAGGGCGATTGCGCACCGGCCCACGTCATCGATGCCAAGGCGACGAACAATCTGTCGTCGGGCACGACGCCTCATGCCGAGACACGCCCCCGGTCGGGCGTCGTGGATGCGGACACCACCCGTACAGCGGAGCGGACCCTGCGGGTCGTCTTTCCAGCGCATGTCGATGAGGCCGGAACGCTCCATGATGAAGCGATCGCCTGGACGGTCATCGATAACCCGCGCTGGGCAACCGAACTGCGCCGCAAGGCGGGCGAGGACAAGAGCGGATCCGTGATGCGCCAGGTCCGCCGGCAGCTGAAGGCCGCTCAAGCTGCGTCGGCACACGAAGCCGCCGACGGACACTCTGATGCTACCGTCGATCTTGCGTCGCCCTTCTCGTCTGCCGGCACTGCCGAAACCAGGGCCGTCCAACCCATGGCCGCAGAAGCCCCCAATTCGCTCAATGAAACTTCGGATGCCTCGCCGCTGGTCCTCCCCTCCACGGCGCGCGAGGCCGTTGCCGGTGCCAAAGCACCGGCGGTCGAGGGGTTCGACACGTCGCCTCCCCTGCGTGATCGGACCCCTCGGCCTGCGGCGGGGCAAAGCGCTCCCGAGTTCCCCAGCGCAGCGGCGATTGAAGCCGCGAAAGCCGCGATCCGCCCCGCAGTCAGAACCGGCGAACAGCCGATGGCCAGCACCTTACAATCGAAGGAACCCAAGTGA
- a CDS encoding AlpA family phage regulatory protein, translating to MPNSIQDETHVPQLAEALPPARLLRLPEVMARVGLRRSAIYQRMSEGRFPRSRSLGPKCAVWVEAEIEEWIRAVSRV from the coding sequence ATGCCGAATTCAATACAAGATGAAACGCACGTCCCTCAACTGGCCGAAGCACTTCCGCCGGCCCGGCTTCTTAGACTGCCGGAAGTGATGGCCCGTGTCGGGCTACGTCGTTCAGCCATCTATCAGCGGATGAGCGAAGGGCGATTCCCGAGGTCGCGATCGCTGGGGCCCAAATGTGCAGTTTGGGTCGAGGCGGAAATCGAGGAGTGGATTCGTGCGGTATCGCGAGTTTAG
- the traW gene encoding type-F conjugative transfer system protein TraW → MRLLTFPICATALGLAIASQASARDYGQHGTVWPVIEPDLLQQIHARLTQLEKTGETARLNEELKRRTIARVNRPEPVAGISLASAIRSWRFDPTITVERDIADDKGRLIIAAGTRVNPLDTVPLRAPLVFLDGDDPAQLAWATRRYASTKAKLILVRGAPLELMKARQRRFYFDQGGTLVKRFGIRAVPATVEQQGRALLITEQPVIPKERAPS, encoded by the coding sequence GTGAGGCTGCTCACCTTCCCCATATGCGCCACTGCGCTTGGCCTCGCCATTGCATCCCAAGCATCGGCGCGCGATTACGGTCAGCACGGCACGGTCTGGCCAGTCATCGAACCGGACCTGCTCCAGCAAATCCATGCCAGGCTCACGCAGCTCGAGAAGACCGGCGAGACCGCCCGTCTCAATGAGGAGCTGAAGCGGCGCACGATCGCCCGGGTCAACCGGCCTGAGCCTGTCGCGGGCATCTCCCTCGCCTCGGCAATACGCAGCTGGCGTTTCGATCCGACGATCACCGTCGAGCGCGACATAGCTGACGATAAGGGCCGGCTCATCATTGCCGCAGGCACGCGGGTCAATCCTCTGGATACCGTGCCGCTGCGGGCTCCGCTCGTCTTCCTCGATGGCGACGACCCGGCCCAGCTCGCCTGGGCCACCCGTCGCTATGCCAGCACAAAGGCCAAGCTCATCCTCGTGCGGGGCGCGCCGCTCGAACTCATGAAAGCCCGCCAGCGGCGCTTCTACTTCGACCAGGGCGGCACGCTGGTGAAGCGCTTCGGCATTCGCGCGGTGCCGGCAACCGTCGAGCAGCAGGGCCGCGCGCTCCTCATCACCGAGCAGCCGGTCATCCCTAAGGAGCGTGCGCCATCATGA
- a CDS encoding LysR family transcriptional regulator, translated as MLLGRAALYFDEVARRGALRRAADVLHIAPSAVDRQIIQLEEELGTQLFERTPTGMKMTAAGELLIDGVRRWRRDLQRIRSEIDNLVGLRRGSVAMGLVEGATEFTALAIAMFQRRYPAIQFRMEVFGAQGVIDNVLSGDIDVGITFNPPDNPTIRLDRTMIYRLGVIVPPAHELAGRQEISLSECASYPLIIPSDSLSLRRVLDTAWGRHVGGSPRAIVEANSIGLIKSLTIRGVGVGWLTAFDAISEIDAGALVFLPLSDERVDLSTLSIVSAAGRTLSVPASLLIQHLSQTMDEHGVPVI; from the coding sequence ATGTTACTTGGCCGAGCCGCCCTATATTTTGATGAAGTCGCCCGGCGAGGTGCCCTGCGGCGGGCGGCCGACGTACTCCACATCGCACCATCGGCGGTGGACCGACAGATCATCCAACTCGAGGAAGAGCTGGGCACCCAGCTGTTCGAGCGGACCCCCACCGGCATGAAGATGACGGCGGCGGGCGAACTGCTGATCGACGGGGTCAGGCGCTGGCGCCGTGACCTGCAGCGGATCCGCTCGGAGATTGACAATCTGGTCGGGCTGCGCCGCGGCAGCGTGGCCATGGGCTTGGTCGAGGGCGCGACCGAATTCACCGCCCTGGCCATCGCGATGTTTCAACGGCGCTATCCCGCCATCCAGTTCCGCATGGAGGTGTTCGGAGCGCAGGGCGTGATCGATAATGTACTGTCTGGCGACATCGATGTTGGCATTACCTTCAACCCGCCCGACAACCCCACCATCCGGCTCGATCGCACGATGATCTATCGGCTGGGGGTCATCGTCCCGCCCGCACACGAGCTGGCAGGCCGACAGGAAATCTCCCTTAGCGAATGTGCGAGCTATCCGCTGATCATTCCCAGCGATAGTCTTTCACTTCGCCGTGTCCTGGACACGGCCTGGGGACGGCATGTCGGCGGCTCTCCGCGGGCGATCGTGGAAGCCAACAGCATCGGCCTGATCAAATCGCTTACCATCCGCGGCGTGGGGGTCGGCTGGCTGACTGCCTTCGACGCCATCAGCGAAATTGACGCGGGGGCGCTGGTGTTCCTGCCGCTCTCCGACGAACGCGTCGACCTGTCGACGCTGTCCATTGTCAGCGCTGCCGGGCGGACGCTATCGGTACCAGCGTCATTGTTAATCCAACACTTATCGCAGACGATGGATGAGCATGGGGTGCCCGTTATTTGA
- a CDS encoding DsbC family protein gives MIENNLLEQDNRRRLWLRPAAGVAAIIALSAATGWGVASLAAPAAAPDTAKVHEALKLRLPKTPIDAINCKGLGGLCEVASKSTLFYVDRAAKYLVIGRVYDMEARQDLTAARLLALNPDLLAAGAARRSNPEAQAEGGPSPSGASARNAAPRHVPLGKLPPNGAITWGPANGPRVVVFSDFHCGYCKKLETELKAIGARVEERPISIFGAESRRDAERVLCSPRPEVALHMAYSGLALANPKPCDTSGLDANEEFARAHGFGGTPVIVRPADGAVLEGYRPAAVLREFLRAAPTPAPKG, from the coding sequence ATGATCGAAAACAATCTCCTCGAGCAGGATAACCGTCGGCGGCTCTGGTTGCGTCCCGCCGCCGGGGTGGCAGCAATCATTGCCTTGTCGGCCGCGACCGGATGGGGTGTGGCAAGCCTTGCAGCCCCTGCCGCTGCTCCGGACACGGCGAAGGTGCATGAGGCACTCAAGCTGCGCCTGCCCAAGACGCCGATCGACGCGATCAACTGCAAGGGCCTTGGGGGCTTGTGCGAAGTCGCATCCAAATCGACGCTCTTCTATGTCGACCGGGCTGCGAAGTATCTGGTGATCGGCCGGGTCTACGACATGGAAGCCCGTCAGGATCTGACGGCTGCGCGGCTGCTCGCCCTCAATCCGGATCTGCTGGCGGCAGGCGCTGCGCGGCGCAGCAATCCCGAAGCGCAAGCAGAAGGCGGCCCAAGCCCATCCGGGGCATCAGCCCGGAACGCGGCACCGCGCCATGTTCCGCTCGGTAAACTTCCTCCGAACGGCGCGATCACCTGGGGGCCTGCCAATGGTCCACGCGTCGTCGTCTTTTCGGACTTCCACTGCGGCTACTGCAAGAAACTTGAAACCGAACTGAAGGCGATCGGCGCGCGGGTCGAAGAACGGCCGATCTCGATTTTCGGGGCCGAAAGCCGCCGCGATGCGGAACGGGTGCTGTGCTCGCCGCGACCCGAAGTCGCCCTCCACATGGCCTATTCGGGCCTCGCGCTCGCCAATCCCAAACCCTGCGACACGAGCGGCCTCGATGCCAATGAGGAGTTCGCGCGGGCTCACGGCTTCGGCGGCACACCCGTGATCGTGCGCCCCGCCGATGGCGCCGTTCTCGAAGGCTACCGCCCTGCCGCAGTGCTCCGGGAATTCCTGCGCGCTGCCCCCACCCCAGCTCCGAAAGGATAA
- a CDS encoding type-F conjugative transfer system protein TrbI: MKNILATSKIRGRLASINLTAVAVGVGMIGQVLWGVWATDKLLAVEKREVVTVQLSRIMGDFIEAEARAGRPPEETRMRVQAYLKAVEASVQQLGREGRTVLVAEAVVAGSTPDLTQSVRADVVRRMGAIPDAAR; this comes from the coding sequence GTGAAGAACATTCTGGCAACATCGAAAATCCGCGGGCGGCTCGCATCGATCAATCTCACCGCTGTCGCTGTCGGCGTCGGCATGATCGGTCAGGTCCTGTGGGGCGTCTGGGCGACCGACAAGCTGCTCGCCGTCGAGAAGCGCGAGGTCGTTACGGTCCAGCTGAGCCGGATCATGGGCGATTTCATCGAGGCCGAAGCGCGTGCCGGCCGACCTCCGGAAGAAACCAGGATGCGCGTCCAGGCCTACCTCAAGGCCGTGGAAGCCTCGGTGCAGCAGCTCGGGCGCGAAGGCCGGACGGTCCTCGTTGCCGAAGCGGTGGTCGCCGGCAGCACGCCGGACCTGACGCAATCTGTGCGCGCTGATGTTGTGCGCCGGATGGGAGCCATTCCCGATGCAGCCCGCTGA